The Methanotorris formicicus Mc-S-70 genome has a segment encoding these proteins:
- a CDS encoding metal-dependent hydrolase, with amino-acid sequence MITWYGHACFKVDNVLIDPFVPNPLCDIPFDEIMEGVDVIAVTHGHADHLGNAEKLSKEYNVPVVANHEISVYLQDLGVCAEGMNIGGTIVINNAKLTMVKAEHSSDIAPNISGGVAGGFIVNDRVYHAGDTGVFSDMELIGEIYSPSVALLPIGGRYTMDIKEALVAIELLYPEVVIPMHYNTFPIIEVNPNEFKRLAEGLGVEVIIPKIGEPIDL; translated from the coding sequence ATGATAACATGGTACGGACATGCCTGCTTTAAAGTAGATAACGTCCTTATAGACCCATTTGTTCCAAATCCTCTATGTGATATTCCATTTGATGAAATAATGGAGGGGGTTGATGTAATAGCAGTAACTCATGGGCATGCTGACCACTTAGGTAATGCAGAAAAACTTTCAAAAGAATACAATGTTCCTGTTGTGGCAAACCATGAGATTAGTGTTTATCTACAAGATTTGGGGGTTTGTGCAGAAGGTATGAACATTGGAGGCACCATTGTTATAAACAATGCAAAACTAACCATGGTTAAGGCAGAGCATTCCTCAGATATCGCCCCTAACATTAGCGGTGGCGTTGCAGGAGGATTCATTGTAAATGATAGGGTTTACCATGCAGGAGATACTGGAGTATTTAGTGATATGGAGTTGATTGGGGAGATTTATTCGCCAAGTGTTGCTTTATTGCCTATTGGTGGAAGATACACAATGGACATAAAAGAGGCATTGGTGGCTATTGAGTTACTCTATCCAGAGGTTGTTATTCCAATGCACTACAACACATTCCCAATAATAGAGGTAAACCCTAACGAATTCAAAAGATTAGCGGAAGGTTTAGGCGTTGAAGTAATAATCCCAAAAATAGGGGAACCAATAGACCTCTAA
- a CDS encoding AAA family ATPase: protein MDGCEFLNKIMDEMKKCIVGNEIPIKLLTIALLSGGHVLLEGTPGIGKTTIAKNFANIFGLKFSRIQLTPDMMPSDITGFYYFNQKTGEFEFKKGPIFANIILADEINRTPPKTQSALLEAMQENAVTIEGKTFKLEEPFMIIATKNPIEFEGVYELPEAEKDRFMFKIRIDYPKEDEELDILLRKHEGRFHETSNIISPVDLKYAMISVKDIKIGDKILRYICNIVRATRNDERLEFGASPRASEYLLYASKALAYLNGRSYVIPDDVKFLAKYVLIHRIKVKGTYELDNITEKDVVEDILRKVEVPK, encoded by the coding sequence ATGGATGGTTGTGAATTTTTAAACAAAATAATGGATGAAATGAAAAAATGCATAGTTGGAAATGAGATCCCTATAAAGTTGTTAACTATTGCTTTACTATCTGGGGGGCACGTTTTATTGGAAGGAACTCCAGGTATTGGAAAAACCACTATTGCAAAGAACTTTGCAAATATCTTTGGATTAAAATTTTCGAGGATACAATTAACACCAGATATGATGCCCTCTGATATCACTGGTTTTTATTATTTTAATCAAAAAACAGGCGAATTTGAGTTCAAAAAAGGCCCTATATTTGCAAACATTATCTTGGCTGATGAGATAAACAGAACTCCACCAAAAACCCAATCTGCCCTATTGGAGGCAATGCAAGAAAATGCTGTAACTATTGAAGGAAAGACCTTTAAACTTGAAGAACCGTTTATGATTATAGCAACAAAAAACCCTATTGAGTTTGAAGGGGTTTATGAACTACCTGAGGCAGAGAAGGATAGATTTATGTTTAAAATTCGTATTGATTATCCAAAGGAGGATGAAGAACTTGATATTTTACTTAGAAAGCATGAGGGAAGGTTTCATGAAACAAGTAATATTATTTCTCCAGTTGATTTAAAATATGCTATGATATCGGTAAAGGATATTAAAATTGGAGATAAAATTTTAAGATACATTTGTAACATCGTAAGAGCAACGAGAAACGATGAAAGATTAGAATTTGGAGCATCTCCAAGGGCTTCTGAGTATCTACTCTATGCATCGAAGGCACTCGCTTATCTAAATGGAAGGAGTTATGTTATTCCTGATGATGTCAAGTTTCTTGCCAAGTATGTTCTAATTCACAGAATCAAGGTTAAAGGGACGTATGAACTGGATAATATAACTGAAAAGGATGTTGTTGAAGATATATTGAGGAAAGTAGAGGTTCCAAAATAA
- a CDS encoding DUF4350 domain-containing protein has translation MAKYLKYVTFGILGILLLSLPSTLPVIKSFCPYSIFNTDWNGCSKFAKMIHDRGEVVPLISPYDSYNIKNGVLFIISPDIHYSSKDVEKIKTFLENGGTVIIADDFGYGNDILEGLNISPKISKRRAEDLFYYKNYSLIETYRIEDFDGKITFNIPSYISSNNGEIRTSSISKKILMKKVKYANGKVVIISDPDVFINAMETYNKNFWDVFLNNLDGYVYYIDEVHHSKFSPYDIGVVYVQSNLSNNTKFIIFSLIVIGIFIINNIDFSRIIKFKRKTSLEKIAEENNIDINELNRVISKIKEGKNYNDLR, from the coding sequence ATGGCTAAATACTTAAAATACGTAACATTTGGTATTTTGGGGATTTTGTTACTTTCTCTACCTTCTACCCTTCCAGTAATAAAGAGTTTCTGTCCGTATAGTATATTCAATACAGATTGGAACGGATGCTCTAAATTTGCAAAGATGATACATGATAGGGGGGAAGTAGTTCCACTAATATCTCCTTACGATTCTTATAATATAAAAAATGGGGTTTTATTTATCATATCTCCAGATATACATTACTCTTCTAAGGATGTTGAAAAGATTAAAACTTTTTTGGAAAATGGAGGTACTGTGATTATTGCAGATGACTTTGGATATGGGAATGATATCTTAGAGGGATTAAACATCTCCCCAAAAATCTCAAAAAGAAGGGCAGAAGATCTGTTTTATTACAAAAACTATTCCCTTATTGAGACGTATAGGATTGAGGATTTTGATGGGAAGATAACATTCAACATCCCGTCTTATATATCATCGAATAATGGGGAGATAAGAACCAGTTCTATATCAAAAAAGATTTTAATGAAAAAAGTTAAATATGCCAATGGGAAAGTTGTGATTATCTCAGACCCAGATGTGTTTATAAATGCAATGGAAACCTACAACAAAAATTTTTGGGATGTATTTTTAAATAATTTGGATGGGTATGTTTATTATATTGACGAAGTTCACCATTCCAAATTTAGTCCATATGATATTGGTGTTGTTTATGTGCAAAGTAACTTATCCAACAACACAAAATTTATAATATTTTCTTTAATTGTGATAGGAATTTTTATAATAAATAACATAGACTTTTCAAGAATCATTAAATTTAAAAGAAAAACATCCTTAGAGAAAATTGCAGAAGAAAACAATATTGACATAAATGAATTAAATAGAGTAATCTCTAAAATAAAAGAAGGAAAAAATTATAACGATTTGCGTTAG
- a CDS encoding B12-binding domain-containing radical SAM protein → MKNIKNVAVIFPNKFKGGISCLAMHILYHHLNKYRDIDCKMFFIENYQEIKNYDSIIITLQYENDYFNVVKIIKDLKAKNPNAIFIGGGPCAISNPFPLSKFFDAFVVGEIEGTEVMYNLITRNFDWIKEGVHFPNREGKIKRIYPKKLTIEDYPINQITHESGAYGKAFLLEIGRGCPRRCKFCMARSIYHPPRFRKLDDLIYLVDKGLKYTKVNKVALIAPSVGDYKHILDLCQYLNEKEVQISPSSLRADTITDELLSLLKLKTLTIAPEAGSERLREVIKKDITEEDILNAVELAKEHGIDKIKLYFMVGIVDEGKEDIEEIIKLTKRIKENIRKVEISINPMIPKPRTPFERESFDLTAKNKIKYIEKNLKKIGVGVESENFNSMICQCILCRGGEELGNILENSEKPIRLIKNIKNLGLLDEYLGRIEGELPWDRIEL, encoded by the coding sequence ATGAAAAATATAAAAAATGTTGCAGTAATTTTTCCAAATAAATTTAAAGGCGGTATTTCTTGTCTTGCTATGCATATTCTTTACCATCATTTAAATAAATATAGAGATATTGATTGCAAGATGTTTTTCATTGAAAATTATCAAGAAATTAAGAACTATGATTCAATAATAATTACACTCCAATATGAAAACGATTATTTTAATGTTGTAAAAATAATAAAAGACCTAAAAGCAAAAAATCCAAATGCAATCTTCATTGGCGGAGGACCGTGTGCAATAAGCAATCCATTCCCATTAAGTAAGTTTTTTGATGCATTTGTTGTTGGGGAGATAGAGGGAACTGAGGTAATGTATAACCTAATAACCAGAAATTTCGATTGGATAAAAGAAGGTGTTCACTTCCCAAATAGAGAAGGTAAAATAAAACGCATATATCCAAAAAAATTGACGATAGAGGATTATCCAATAAATCAAATAACTCATGAAAGTGGGGCTTATGGAAAGGCATTTTTATTGGAAATAGGAAGGGGATGTCCAAGGAGATGTAAATTCTGCATGGCGAGGAGCATTTACCACCCTCCAAGGTTTAGAAAACTTGACGATTTGATTTATTTGGTAGATAAAGGTTTGAAATACACAAAAGTTAATAAAGTTGCGTTAATAGCCCCTTCTGTTGGGGATTATAAACATATCCTTGATTTATGCCAATATTTAAATGAGAAGGAAGTCCAAATATCCCCATCCTCATTAAGAGCAGACACTATAACAGATGAACTATTAAGTTTGTTGAAATTAAAAACACTGACAATTGCTCCAGAGGCAGGGAGCGAGAGGTTAAGGGAAGTGATCAAAAAAGACATTACTGAAGAAGATATTTTAAATGCTGTAGAATTGGCAAAAGAACATGGTATAGACAAGATTAAATTATATTTCATGGTTGGGATTGTTGATGAGGGAAAGGAAGATATTGAGGAGATTATAAAACTCACAAAAAGAATAAAAGAAAACATAAGAAAGGTTGAGATTAGCATAAATCCAATGATTCCAAAACCGAGAACGCCTTTTGAAAGAGAAAGTTTTGATTTAACTGCAAAAAATAAGATAAAATACATAGAGAAGAATCTCAAAAAAATTGGCGTAGGTGTTGAAAGTGAAAATTTCAATTCAATGATATGTCAATGCATACTTTGCAGAGGAGGAGAAGAGTTGGGCAACATATTGGAGAATTCAGAAAAACCCATAAGATTAATTAAAAATATAAAAAATCTTGGTTTATTGGATGAATATTTAGGTAGGATTGAAGGAGAATTGCCCTGGGATAGAATTGAACTTTAA
- the asd gene encoding aspartate-semialdehyde dehydrogenase, with protein sequence MIKVGVLGATGMVGQRFIQMLSNHPMFELEVLAASPRSAGKKYKDAAYWYQSEPIPEDIGEMVVVPTDPKHEAFKDVDVVFSALPADLARELEPAFAKEGKLVFSNASAMRMEKDVPLIVPEVNEEHFKLIEIQRENRKWDGAIVTNPNCSTICLVITLKPILDKFGIEAVNVTTLQAVSGAGYDGVPSMAIIDNVIPYIKNEEEKMQTESLKILGEFDGSEVKNANFKVGASCNRICVIDGHIESIFVKTKEPAEPEDIKEAMDKFDPLKDLDLPTYAKPIVVKEEPDRPQPRLDRNEGNGMSIVVGRIRKDPIFDVKYTALEHNTIRGAAGASVLNAELFVKKYL encoded by the coding sequence ATGATTAAAGTGGGAGTTTTAGGAGCAACAGGGATGGTTGGGCAAAGATTTATCCAAATGCTCTCAAACCATCCAATGTTCGAATTGGAGGTTTTAGCAGCATCCCCAAGAAGTGCAGGGAAAAAGTATAAAGATGCAGCATACTGGTATCAAAGTGAGCCAATTCCAGAAGATATTGGAGAGATGGTTGTTGTTCCAACAGACCCAAAACACGAGGCATTTAAGGATGTTGATGTTGTATTCTCAGCATTGCCAGCAGATTTAGCAAGAGAACTTGAACCAGCATTTGCAAAAGAAGGGAAGTTGGTATTCTCAAACGCATCAGCAATGAGAATGGAGAAGGATGTTCCATTAATAGTTCCTGAGGTTAATGAGGAGCACTTTAAGTTGATAGAAATTCAAAGAGAGAATAGAAAATGGGATGGGGCAATTGTAACAAATCCAAACTGTTCAACAATTTGCTTAGTTATAACATTAAAACCAATATTGGATAAATTCGGCATTGAGGCGGTTAATGTAACAACACTACAAGCAGTAAGTGGGGCAGGTTACGATGGAGTTCCATCAATGGCTATAATTGACAACGTAATCCCATACATTAAAAATGAAGAAGAGAAAATGCAAACAGAAAGTTTAAAAATATTGGGAGAGTTTGATGGAAGTGAAGTTAAAAACGCAAACTTCAAAGTAGGGGCATCATGCAACAGAATTTGTGTAATTGATGGACACATTGAGAGCATATTTGTAAAAACAAAAGAACCTGCTGAGCCAGAGGACATAAAAGAAGCAATGGATAAATTTGACCCATTGAAGGATTTGGATTTACCAACCTACGCAAAACCAATTGTTGTTAAAGAAGAACCAGATAGACCTCAACCAAGATTGGATAGAAATGAAGGAAATGGTATGTCCATTGTTGTTGGTAGAATAAGAAAAGACCCAATATTTGATGTTAAATACACTGCATTAGAACACAACACAATAAGAGGAGCAGCAGGAGCAAGTGTTCTAAATGCAGAGTTGTTTGTTAAGAAATATCTTTAA
- a CDS encoding DUF58 domain-containing protein: MDREDLLVVTAILLFAQGYLFINIIPPLIGIGILIYLLSIKVSFNADVTIELLNKKFEVNEGEGVDLIFKIKNNSKIPLKLKIKEWGNNFKWYVEELFIDKNEEKRYKVRLIPKKKGRFEIENFIFTVFDVNRIFFKDVEVEEKVVLDVYPSIESLKNSIKRSRNIKIGKEILTALKIGYESLEFGELREYFPGDDYKHVDWKRTAKFGYLIVRDFLREKEGNVHVLVDVSNAFRKSKTDYLSLLVYYLIGFLNTKNKNYKIVIFDDLGVKKVYENLSLDSGKKYLEEFLKGLDGIPNLRIYKEKSGVLSHIPKLIEGGEVILITDVGLRFGDIIVFVEFMKKRGINTYIISLNPLLFLGEKYLNEDNIPKIYDRFIEREVIVKKLNILCPTVDLGPNDLVELAFKRGGK; encoded by the coding sequence ATGGATAGGGAGGATTTGTTAGTTGTTACTGCAATTCTACTGTTTGCACAGGGGTACTTGTTTATAAATATCATCCCACCACTTATTGGGATTGGTATCTTAATTTACCTTTTGTCAATAAAGGTTTCTTTCAATGCAGATGTTACCATAGAATTATTAAATAAAAAATTTGAGGTTAATGAGGGGGAGGGTGTTGATTTAATATTCAAAATAAAAAATAATTCAAAGATTCCCTTAAAATTAAAAATCAAAGAATGGGGAAATAATTTTAAATGGTATGTTGAGGAATTATTTATCGATAAAAATGAAGAAAAAAGATATAAAGTAAGATTAATTCCAAAAAAGAAGGGAAGATTTGAAATTGAAAACTTTATATTTACTGTTTTTGATGTGAATAGGATATTTTTTAAAGATGTTGAAGTTGAGGAAAAAGTTGTTTTAGATGTTTATCCATCAATAGAAAGTTTAAAAAATTCCATTAAAAGAAGTAGAAATATTAAGATTGGTAAAGAAATATTAACTGCATTAAAAATTGGTTATGAGAGTTTAGAGTTTGGTGAGTTGAGGGAATATTTTCCAGGAGATGATTATAAGCATGTTGATTGGAAGAGAACTGCAAAATTTGGATATTTAATTGTCAGGGATTTTTTGAGGGAGAAAGAAGGGAATGTCCATGTTTTAGTTGATGTTAGTAATGCATTTAGAAAATCAAAAACTGACTACCTATCTCTTTTAGTTTATTACCTAATCGGTTTTTTAAATACAAAAAATAAAAATTACAAGATAGTTATTTTTGACGATTTGGGGGTTAAGAAAGTATATGAAAACTTAAGTTTAGATTCCGGAAAAAAGTATCTTGAAGAGTTTTTGAAGGGATTGGACGGAATTCCAAACTTAAGAATTTATAAAGAAAAAAGTGGGGTTCTAAGCCATATCCCAAAACTTATTGAAGGGGGGGAGGTCATACTAATAACTGATGTTGGTTTAAGGTTTGGAGATATTATTGTTTTTGTAGAGTTTATGAAGAAGAGAGGAATTAATACCTACATCATCTCTTTAAATCCATTGCTATTCTTAGGAGAGAAGTATTTAAATGAAGATAACATCCCAAAAATTTATGATAGGTTTATCGAAAGGGAGGTAATTGTTAAAAAATTAAATATATTATGCCCCACTGTAGATTTAGGTCCCAACGATTTAGTAGAACTTGCATTTAAGAGGGGGGGAAAATGA
- a CDS encoding DUF371 domain-containing protein, with amino-acid sequence MEFVIYAKGHENIRGLHKTTLEITKEMHLTPKGDCIIGVSADKSMQDFPEEFKEKIRKSKKIIVEIEVEGIKDVVIGRGDERLILNHPTDIVIRKSDFICPRTLMIKADKGAKDINREIIEKLKNGANLTFRIIVE; translated from the coding sequence ATGGAATTTGTAATCTATGCAAAAGGACATGAAAACATAAGAGGTTTGCACAAAACAACATTGGAAATTACAAAAGAAATGCATTTAACTCCAAAGGGAGATTGCATTATTGGGGTTTCAGCAGACAAATCCATGCAAGATTTTCCAGAGGAATTTAAAGAAAAAATAAGGAAGAGTAAAAAGATTATTGTTGAAATTGAAGTTGAAGGCATTAAAGATGTTGTTATTGGGAGGGGGGATGAGAGGTTAATCCTAAACCATCCAACCGATATTGTTATTAGGAAGAGCGATTTCATTTGTCCAAGGACTTTGATGATTAAGGCAGATAAAGGAGCAAAGGATATTAATAGAGAAATAATAGAGAAATTAAAAAATGGGGCTAATTTAACTTTTAGAATAATTGTTGAGTAG
- a CDS encoding B12-binding domain-containing radical SAM protein translates to MKALIIDCLATVDGKKLLTRDVIGCGPRTVKGILKNEGIDAKIAPLEYFKVEDIKNYDLLFISGMTVDFKGIKNLVDKINRKRNEDQKIIIGGPIANNLYILEEIEGDISIVGEGEITIRELIKKDFNAENVEGTTYYDYYKEELIINPLRGIIKDMKLITPSTEIEDYPNYFSGRVYVEVVRGCSNFKRALLLCDNKKCNLCENGTTRCPLNINPGCGFCSVPSVFGYARSRDLEDILFEIEDLFKRGVKRVVLSAPDFLDYKRGNMLIRENAEQSEASYHFDETFLKFRGDDILINPKEPHPNYEAIEELLSNLYDLKIKYNASVSLENVKANLFDEKVAKIISKYLPNTPLYIGCETGDEVHSKLLGRPSLPEDVLKAVKIARKYSLRPQVYFIYGLPGQNMETAMNTINFMDKIKNHIDKITVYKFKPLPMSAFENFNPIMDKSSMLIKEKAREINKYVKKKYLSKKVDVIVSERHFKNKKDAVGYMVNGGPMVVVKNGANFIGKTVKVKITKTYEKFVEGIVYSK, encoded by the coding sequence ATGAAGGCTTTAATTATAGATTGTTTGGCAACAGTTGATGGAAAAAAATTATTGACAAGAGATGTTATAGGATGTGGTCCAAGAACTGTTAAGGGAATTTTAAAAAACGAGGGAATTGATGCAAAGATTGCTCCATTGGAATATTTTAAAGTGGAAGATATAAAAAACTACGACTTACTTTTTATCAGTGGTATGACGGTTGATTTTAAAGGAATTAAAAATTTAGTTGATAAAATAAACAGGAAAAGGAACGAAGACCAAAAAATCATTATTGGGGGACCAATAGCAAATAATCTCTATATCTTGGAAGAGATTGAGGGTGATATTTCCATCGTTGGAGAGGGAGAGATTACCATAAGGGAACTAATAAAAAAGGATTTCAATGCTGAGAATGTTGAGGGAACAACATACTATGATTATTATAAAGAAGAACTAATAATAAATCCACTGAGGGGAATTATTAAAGATATGAAACTAATAACCCCTTCAACTGAGATAGAGGATTATCCAAACTATTTTTCAGGTAGGGTTTATGTTGAGGTTGTGAGGGGGTGTAGTAATTTTAAAAGAGCCCTATTGTTATGCGACAATAAAAAATGTAATCTATGTGAAAATGGGACTACAAGATGCCCATTAAACATAAATCCAGGTTGTGGTTTTTGTTCAGTCCCTTCAGTATTTGGTTATGCAAGGAGTAGGGATTTAGAGGATATCTTGTTTGAGATTGAGGATTTGTTTAAGAGGGGCGTTAAAAGGGTTGTTCTAAGTGCTCCTGATTTTTTGGATTATAAAAGAGGAAACATGTTAATAAGAGAGAATGCCGAGCAAAGCGAGGCATCCTATCATTTTGATGAAACTTTTTTAAAGTTTCGGGGAGATGATATTTTAATCAATCCAAAAGAACCACATCCAAATTATGAAGCAATAGAAGAACTTTTATCAAATTTATATGATTTAAAAATCAAATATAATGCAAGTGTTAGTTTGGAAAATGTTAAGGCAAATTTATTTGATGAAAAAGTGGCAAAAATCATCTCCAAGTACCTTCCAAACACACCACTTTATATCGGATGTGAAACAGGAGATGAAGTTCATTCAAAATTGTTGGGGAGACCATCGCTTCCAGAAGATGTTCTAAAGGCTGTTAAAATAGCAAGAAAATACAGCTTAAGACCCCAAGTTTATTTCATCTATGGACTACCTGGGCAAAATATGGAAACTGCAATGAATACAATAAACTTTATGGATAAGATAAAAAACCATATCGATAAAATTACGGTATATAAATTTAAACCTCTTCCAATGAGTGCGTTTGAGAACTTTAATCCCATAATGGACAAATCATCTATGTTAATAAAGGAAAAAGCAAGAGAGATAAATAAATATGTTAAAAAGAAATATTTGAGTAAAAAAGTGGATGTTATTGTATCAGAAAGGCATTTTAAAAATAAGAAAGATGCTGTTGGATATATGGTCAATGGGGGACCAATGGTTGTTGTAAAAAATGGAGCAAATTTTATAGGAAAAACAGTAAAGGTTAAAATCACAAAAACTTATGAAAAGTTTGTTGAGGGAATTGTATACTCCAAATAA